TGCTGGTAAAATTTGGGGTTGCCTGTGTCCAGTCTCTAGCTTCTTGGGTGTTGAGAAGCAACTGCCGCTGGTGAGGCAGAGTGTCTCTGGGCCACATGGAGGACGGTGGGAGCCAGACAAGGAAGAACCCTATGGGCATGGGTCTAGATTGTAGACTACATAGGTATCCACATACAGTAGCTCTGTGTCTAACATGATGGTACCAGCACCAACCTGAAAGCTGGTGGGatcctagaactgctgaacacaaTATGCAAATTTGGGAAATTTCAACTGCAAATTTCCCAATGAGTGGACATTTAGCAGACATTTCCTCCGAGCAAAACATCTAAGGATACTGCATGCAACATTACTTCAATGCAAGAAGAGTTAGAGAAATCTGCACTCCTGCACCGAGTAATTTTGAGTCAACTATCCTACAAAAAAAGCAACCAACTGGAGCAGAGTGACACCTCCTCTTCCAGGCTGGGTGGACGGGCAGGGGAGTTTCTTTCCACTAGCTCTTGGTACCTTATCGCTAAACTGTAGTAATGGCTTAAGAAACATGTGTAAACATATTACTTGAAAAAGTGTATTGCTTATGTTTATAACTATTAACAATATATTACCCCTAATAAAAACAGCTCTGAGAAAGAGAACATGACAAAACTGAATTCATGAATTAGGTTTAAGCAAAAATTACTAAAGCAGGTTATTTTTCTCTCAGTCAGAGgatggcaaactttttctgtaaagagtcaggtaacaaatattttaggcttgtgGGACATGTAGTCTATGTTGTAGCCACTCAACTCTGCATGTGAATTTAGAAAGGTAATCGAGAGTTTTCAGCTAATCTGGGAtatcttttaaaacaataaagagaagaaaaatagtcaTACTCTCAAaagttcaaataaaaaaaattttttttttgacgcATAAGTTATTTCTAACATACTTAGCAGCAGTATTAACACATaccattattattactaataataacagctaaccaTTTGTATGACTCACACTGTAAGCTTAAATTGCCAAAAAAGTAGCAATTTTAGCAAATAAAGTGTATCTgccatattttaatataatttcttaAATAGCATCTACTCCAGTTTAGGAAATGTAGATTATgaattggttttaatttttaagaggaaGAACTAAGCTGGAAGATGGAGAGGGAGTAATATTATATGGAAAACAGAAGACATGGTAAAAAGTATCTCTTTGTAAGAGAtcattttaagagattttttCTGGCAAAATAATATCCTATTGTTATCAATGGTGGGAAGCAttagccaaaaacaaaacaagaagaatcAAAGAATGAGGGTGGCCAGTCCTAAAATAAGATTAACAAGACTATATTATTGGATGACTTATTTGGGCTTGAAAAGTGGCCATCATTATTATACtgtgaaatgaaaaacaatccTGTACCCACTGTGTCTACCCACTGACAGCAACATGATGAAGTTTCCATAGAAACATTCTGCTCATCTAATATCCCACCTTTTTCAAATAGCAATTAGTAGTCAATAATAACCATTTTAACAGAGAATTTACTGGTAAAAAGGGGAGTTACAACAGAACCCTGTTCTCAACATAGTTTCTAAGGAAGACGagacaaatataaatgaaataaagagatATGtactatttcttcctttttcagaaaatatttatcacTAGAATAAGTGGAACAAAGAACTAGAGAATTATGCAGGTGAATTGTTCCTGAAAGTACTCCTACACACAGTACAATCAAGCGTTCCTATTTTTGTGTCGCTTTACCTAGTAAAAATAAGTTACCCCCAAGGAAGACAGTAGGGATTGACACACAAATActgaaaacagaattaccatattaGTGAAGCCGTATTTTAGGGCAAATTACTCTAGAACTTCTCTCCCCTCCTTCTCACAATGCCTTTAGAGAAACGGTTCTAGTGACTTTACTGATTGTGGAAGTATCATTTTCCCCagtcattttttaagttttattaagtTAGAATTTACTAAACAATTCACTTGGTTTAAATGTACACTTCAATGATTTTTAGCATATTTACAGAGTTGTGTAACTATCACCACAGGTAGAGTTTTAAGTGTTTGGCAAATCATTGGAAAACTGGGTCTTAGGATTTCAACCCTGATAGTaattaactgaatttttttttgtacaaccccctcctccccacccaccactgcAAATAATTATTTCCAGGGTAAAGTATAGTGCTGACACTAGTACATACTTACTAGATTGAATTGAAAGtacttaaaaagttttttttgagGAAGTAACCTTTCATAAATAGCAACAGTGTAGAGAATAAGGCAGCTTCTGAGAATTAAACTGGTAAAATCCATATGTATAAATTAGTTGGCTGGGGGAGCAATCCTTAAAACTGCCTGTGAATGTGTAACTAACGTTTAGAAACACTTTCAGCCCCTAGTTAAGATGAAGATGTAATCTCAGAAGGCAGAGCTGGAAGTGGTTGTAATTCGGTCAGCAGAAATCTAATCAACTGGCTAGTATGGGGTTTTGATACATTTTACACGAAGATTAGCCCGCAGCAAGAGAATTGCCAGTCTTTACCCAGCACTGTCCCaggaacagacacacaaaatccAGGGggtatgaatttcttcttttaagaGGTATAACTCCATTAAGGGGCAGGGATCAGATCTCACCATGATCTAAATCTCACATCAGATCTAATTAAATATTCCTCAAAACAATTCACCTGATTTTGTTTTGATTCCTCATTCACTAATCAATTGCCAGATTTGCTTTCCAGACCTGCCAAAAGTTATCTTGGTGTGTACATTTTGAGATAAAagcttagtttaaaaaaatataattgaagGTTTGTCTAAAGGTTAGCCAATCTGTCCCTCCCTCCAAAATTTTCAaaggttcttttctcttttgggaTATACAAACACCGTTAGAGAATATGAACAAAATTTCAAATCCTCTTTGCAGAAAAaaagcacatgcacacatacacaaaattttGGAAACCATCACAGAGTTCAAGGAATACCAAAGATGCTCTATGAAACTGTGGAGGATCAAACTTAATTTGTATTTTGGAATCAATCACTGAAAGACATTTGTAAAATATACTCAGTCAACTTCCAGAACTAAGTATGCCATTCTCCTAaacaatctattttttaaatctcaaaggCACTTCATATTTTGAACATACTTGTGTTCCCTTATTAACTGTGACTTCTGGGAAAAGCAGAGTGAAATACGCAGTTCATCTCTAGGAACTCACTGAACCTCTCCTCCATGTTAGGCCTAGCGATAAACAACCAGAGAAGCAGAGGTTTGGGTCCTAGCTGGCAATTATCACCAGTGACTGATCAGGCCACGAACCACCTTGACTTGAGCTATACAAAGTTAAATTCTGAACCGAAGATGGAACGGTACTTAGTGTAGAACATTTACTAAATAATCTAAGCTGGGTTCGCAAGCAATTGTCTTGCAACCCTTGGCCTGTTCACAGAAGAGGGGGAGGACAAAGCCCTAGCTCTCGTCGGAATCACAGGAACCTCAGCTCCAGGACTACGCGCACTCTCCAGAGGCCCGGTTTCCGGAACAACCACCTGGCTCCCTCCCCTTTTGACTCCGCCCCCAAGCCTTTCCCGCCAAAGTCCGTTAATGCCTCAGAGCATGATGGGAAAAGGCTCTAGGTTTCACCGAACCCTTTCAAGGCGCGTTGTTTTAAAAGAGGCTCATTACTGGGGAAACTGACTATCCTTTAAAACTCGACAAGGATTAATGACCTCTTAATGAGGGCTCCGTATTTAATCTTTACCAAACAGCCAGTCACTCCATTAGCAAACTACTCCGCAAATCGGGAACGCAGGGAACTTTTTTCTCCCTTCGCGCGGAGGGTGACGTTGCGCGTGCGTGAGCGGCCGTGTCGCATTACCCGTTACGTTTTTGCGCGTGCGTAGTGAGATCGAATAGCTGCTTCCTTccgcttctcttcctccctccccccataTCCGTGCGCCGAGCTGATAAAGGCGCCATTTTGGAGGGGCCGCGGGAGACGTGGTGTCGCTGCGGACTCGCTCTGCCGTGCGCTAGGCTTGGTGGGAAGGCTTGTTCTCGAGTTCGCGCTTTTCGTCGCCGCCATGTCGGGAGGTGGTGTGATTCGTGGCCCGGCAGGGAACAATGATTGCCGCATCTATGTGGGTAACTTACCTCCAGACATCCGAACCAAGGACATTGAGGACGTGTTCTACAAATACGGTGCTATCCGCGACATCGATCTCAAGAACCGCCGCGGAGGACCGCCCTTCGCCTTCGTTGAGTTCGAGGACCCGCGGTGAGGCAGCTTGGGGCTTGCGGCCTTGAGGAAATAGGTTGGAGTAGTTGGGAAAGGCCTTAACATAGAGAACGGGGACGTGGGGTCTTAGGTTGGGGGCAAGACGATATCTCCCAGGCAGGAGTTGAGTAAGGAGCCGAGTCGGAGGTTGGGGGCAAGACGATATCTCCCAGGCAGGAGTTGAGTAAGGAGCCGAGTCGGTGTGGCGTCTGTGGGGCCTGAGCCTCACGGACGTCCCCAGAGCCGACTCGCAAGCTCGGAGCGGGAAACTGAGGCGCTGAGGGCTGGTGTGGTCGGGAGCCTGGAGTgccgggtgggggaggggcagttcCCATTATGCAGCGCATGTGGGCTCCTCCACGCTGGGTGCGCATGTgcggggaggagggggcagctgGGTCCCGACTGAGTGGGCTGCCCCTCCCCGTCCTCTTTCTTAACGCCCGTTTGCTTTTCTGTGATCTCGCAGAGACGCAGAAGACGCGGTGTATGGTCGCGACGGCTATGATTACGATGGATACCGTCTGCGGGTGGAGTTTCCTCGAAGCGGCCGTGGTACAGGCCGAGGCGGCGGCGGGGGTGGAGGCGGCGGGGCTCCCCGAGGCCGCTATGGCCCCCCGTCCAGGCGTTCTGAAAACAGAGTGGTTGTCTCTGGTAAGTTTATTGTGTGGATTGATGAGAAGGGACAGAAACCACTGTAAAGTTTTCTTTGCATGACCAATTTGACAAATGTAATATTTTGTGCTTCGTCTTTAATTTCTCGTGTGAGTTGAGTAGATAAGTATTACTGTAATGGAGACAGACCAAATTATTTACCTAGAATATGAAGATTTTTCACCTAGTTAATTTTGGCTCTGGAATCTGGAAGATTTAAGGGTTTCTTAAATCAACAGCTCTTTACCTAGGACCTTAAATATAATCACCAATTTGAAAGTAATCTTTGTTCTAATgtaacaaattaaaattttaaactatttaaattactgaaaattaagaaaattttaagtttaGTGCGAAACTTGGGCTAATTAGTATTGGAAAAAAACTTTTTCAGGACTGCCTCCAAGTGGAAGCTGGCAGGATTTGAAGGATCACATGCGTGAAGCAGGTGATGTATGTTATGCAGATGTTTACCGAGATGGCACTGGTGTCGTGGAGTTTGTACGGAAAGAAGATATGACCTATGCAGTTCGAAAACTGGATAACACTAAGTTTAGATCTCATGAGGTAGGTTATACATTGATTCTTTTCTTTGGCCAGAATTGGATACAGTGGTCTTAACAGTGGAATTTGAAGGTAAGATTCAGGAAAGGGTATCCAAGTAAAGTGCCAGATTTCTGGTTTTAGTTACATTGTATTCGTTCAGCATGCCTGAAGACAGGTGAAAGCTTAGATTTTTCAATCGAAAGTTCTGTCTATTCAATAGGGAGAAACTGCCTACATCCGGGTTAAAGTTGATGGGCCCAGAAGTCCAAGTTATGGAAGATCTCGATCTCGAAGCCGTAGTCGTAGCAGAAGCCGTAGCAGAAGCAACAGCAGGAGTCGCAGTTACTCCCCAAGGAGAAGCAGAGGATCACCACGCTATTCTCCCCGTCATAGCAGATCTCGCTCTCGTACATAAGATGATTGGTGACACTTTTTGTAGAACCCATGTTGTATACAGTTTTCCTTTACTCAGTacaatcttttcattttttaattcaaactGTTTTGTTCAGAATGGGCTAAAGTGTTGAATTGCATTCTTGTGTAATATCCCCTTGCTCCTAACATCTACATTCCCCTCATATCTGATAAATTGTATTTTAAGTGATGTCATAGACAGGATTGTTTGAATTTAGTTAACTCTGTGCTCTTCAGACTGTGATATTGTGTAAATGTCTATTCTGCTCTAGTTTGTGTGAACTGGGATGTTGGGGTGTTTGTGGTTATCTTACCTGGGGAAGTTCTTATGTTTATCttgcttttcatgtgtctttctgTAGACATATCTGAAGAGATGGATTAAGAATGCTTTGGATTAAGGATTGTGGAGCACATTTCAATCATTTTAGGATTGTCAAAAGGAGGATTGAGGAGGATCAGATCAATAATGGAGGCAATGGTATGACTCCAAGTGCTATTGTCACAGATGAAATTGGCAGTATTGACCTTATACTAAAAGGCAAGGATTAAAAATGATTATATTCATCTACCTTAAAACACTTGCAAACCTCTGATGCAATTATCTTTAGCTACAATTGCTTTGCTCTTTAAACCTTGGCAATTGTGGCAAAATTACATTGCCCATTTTGTAACATTTATTTTGCTCCCttcccccccttttttgttttaatagggACTAATGTGGGAAGAACTGGCTAATTTGTCACAGTGCTTAGTTACAACTGTTAATGTGTGACCTGCTGTTGGTGTACATGTGGGTACAGGGTGTCTTTAATTCCAACCAGATAGAGTATAATATCAATACTGCTAAATCTGCATGTCCTCTGTGTGACTGATATAGCgttgctatttcatttttttaagacaaaatgaaagcaaaatatagAATTCCAACGTACTGGTGTAGATAATTTAGTTGGGAATACCTTTAAGTCTCACCTTCTCCTTTAATATAATTTACTCATGTTTAAAACACTTTAATTTCCAAATTAAATTGCAGATGGGAGCATTAGATTTAGTTTAGACTTAGGTGGGTAGCAATATCAGTAAACTTTTCAACTACATAACTTTTTGCAACCACAAAACCTGTAATACGCTGtacagtaacaagtgttggcattATCAGTTGAACTGTAAATATAAATGCTTCTTCCAATTAGTCTCTATGATGATTAAGTTTCTAAAATTTATCTGAACACCATTCAGAAACTTGTTTTGGGGAATTTGATAGTTATTGATGTACATCTGTTAAACTGATGACAGACATAACTCATCATTCCCCAGAAACCTTTTTTGATTACAGTATCTAACATTTTGCCTCCTCTTTTTTGGTTTTGCTGGTTATAAAGGTTTGGATTGGAGAGGGCTCACTGGATCCCAATCCTTGGAGCTGGATCATTGGATTCAAATCATAATGTGGATAGGATAGGGAGGATGAATTACAAGGATTCATGGAGCGGGATCAGATTACCAGGAACATAGGAGTGGATTCCTGCCCCAACCAAACCGCATtcgtgtggattttttttttttttattcaacttAATTGGCtattccaaagattttttttttcctatttttgacGATTGGAGCCCTTAAGATGCACGATGGAATTGTGTTTTGCATTTTTTGGTAAAAGGAGCAAAGCGAGGACCTGGAGATATACGCTGGAGCAATCTCCTTGGAAGGATTCAGCACGAGTAGATGGTAAACAtttaaaggggaaaaggggggTTTGTTTAAAATAGTAAATCAGTAAGTCACttctaaatttaaagaaaacaaaattggagTTGAAGAATAAGTAGGTTTCCAATTGGCTATTGccgtttttctttgaaaaaaataaacattttttaaaaaactatgcaTGGTTGTCCTTTTTCCTCTTCATATAAATTTGAACTGGGTGACTAGTGCTAACAGTTAATATTTGAAATTGATAGGATTCTGACTCGTGTTCATGTATTAGTAAATTAAATGCTCTTAAAGGTAATTTCTAATAAATGGTAGTCATTTCTTACTGTTAATTATGAAAGCATGCAGGGGAAGATAAAAGATGAGACTAAGGCAATGATGTATGTAATACGGTAAATGAGAGGGGGTGGTCTAGTGTAAAAGGTAAGCTTTCTCTACTTTGATACAAATGATTAAAAGTTTGTAGATCATGCTTGGCGATAATCTAGACAACATAGGCTTTTGTGCAAAATCAGGTGGTGATAGTAAATTATAACTTGGGAGATAGTCTTTGAGATTATCAGTGAAACTCATCTCAGAAATTGGAATGAAAGTATTAAGTGTTAAATTCAGCAAAGATCAAACTCACGTTACTTTTTTGAAATGTGAGTAGTACACTAGAAGATTGACTGCTTTGAATCATTGATGAAGTGTTGGGCATTCTTTGGATTTTTGTCTTGTTAAGCCAGTCTCAACCACTGGTTGTTACATATACTAAACATACCAAAACAGTGATTATATCCTGTAGTctagtgtgtgtgtttttaaaatctttattggTGCTTATTTTTCAACTTGCTTGAGCTGAGTCAGGGGGGGTTTTTACTTAAAATCCCTAATCTTGATTTCTTCATAGATAACCCAAGCAGCAAACACTTTTTCTGCACCCAAAAGAAATAAGTCTTCAACATTTACTTTGGGTGCTAATCATAGTTGGAAACTGAATTTATGATGGCTATTCAGGTGACATAATTTCAAACCTAAGAAAAACTAGAATTTGGTAGTAGAAGAAATTGGCCCAAGAGATTTTGGGTAAGGTCACCCAACCAACATACTTAAATGAGCCTTGTGGAAtatcaggaggaagagaaaggatttAAGTTTAAAACTAGGATTCCAGTTTATTTAAAGCACTTGGTATGATTCATTAACTATGCAAATTCAAAATACAATGTTCAAGATGTACTATTTAAAGCAATTTTGTTTTTGATGTAAAAAATATGCCACTACTTCTAAGTGACTAATTTTGGAAAGGTTAGTGTGAGGTAGACTGGGCAAGCCTAAGCTCATTTGTATATATATTGAATGTATTACCAATAGCCAGAGTGAAAATTGCTTTCACTCGAGGTTGAGTTGCATTTAAGTCAAGTTGAAAGATGTGCTCTACTAAAAGTTAGGCAGTTCCAACTCCAGATGGTAGTGCGATAGCAACACTTGTCTGGTACGTAGGCTGTTGGAAAATTAGGACTACAATGCATACTTAAACTTAAAACCAAAGTTAGAACGGCACATGTTTTGCAGTTAAGACCAAAGCTGTGAAGGGAGATGGAGATGGTTTTTCGGTTTTAAGAAATGGACCTTAaacctctacctgtactggctGCTTAAATAGAAGTACCTTTTGGAACTAAAAAAATTGGcttgaatttttttcccttttctccctatTCATGTCCCCTTAGAGTATTGCAGGGAGCCTATAATTAGTTTATTTTCTAACCAAGGAAAAATTTAAGTCTCTTAAGAAGCAAGTATCTCATAACATCAGTTTGAATAACCTGCCTTGCTGTTCAGCCCCACATCCTTCTGGAAACAAAAGGTAAGAAATCCATTTTCTGGTTCCTAATTGTATGGGAACtgaattttatcttaaaaacaatttttaaaatgaatataaacagGTTTCCCTTAAAATCATCTTTCCTAGTTTTATTTACAGTGCTCATATACACCCATTATAGTGCCTAAGTTCAGTATTGAATTCCAAGTTTCTCCGTTttgtctttaaaacatttttcattagggctggtgtttttttgtttttttttttcatttctgtgaaaatgAATTTCTCATACGTCTTTTTCCTTTGTATAAAGTTGTAATGACATTGCAAATGAAATAAGTTGTATGTGTTTACCATAAATGgtattaaaaggaaagaaacGATTAGACTGAAGTTCTATTGTAATAGCTATCCTGTGGTTTAACATCATTTTATGAAGGGTGCAAAGGTGGAGAAAGGTTTACAATCTCTTATCCAAAAAAccgaagaaaaattttttttgttgagCAAACATGTAAAACCTGACCAGAATTGATGCCTTCATTTTGTATTCAGTGCGAGCAAACTTTTCCTGCAGAAACATTGGTGATTTTCATTACAAGTGCCACAGGCTTTCCTGAAGGTATAGGATACTGGGTCTGTATACCAAACTTGTATAAAGTGCAAATAGTTCTGAATTACAAATACATCTCTACCCAAGAGTTTGGATAAGGGATTGTAGAACTATAATAGGGCTAATGCTGCTGTGTAATTTTGGGTGTGACTGAAAACAAATCTCTTGCTGTGGATCCTTTATTAACTGAGATAAAAAGTTTCCCATCTTTTAGGCTGAAGCAGCCACAAGAAAAGAAGGTAATGACCCACGTTTTATATTCTGTTGATATAGTGGACTCAACAATTGTACTCCACTGAAGGAAATAATCTGCCATCCTAGTGTATACAGAATCTTTTGGGGTGATATTTTTCAGTACTTTGTTTACAGGAACATTGGCCAATTTGATCTATAGGAAAAACTGGGATTGGCATGAAGTAAAGTGATTATAAGGAAACATCTGTTCATTGTGTCTATTGTGATTGTCTCGAATAAATGGTAATCCTGGTAAAAgcttttttgctttaaatatagGCCCAAGaattggcatgtataatgtagggggggtgtttggggagggctgtgcaacagtgaagacaagtagtgattctacagcatcttactacgctgatggacagtgactgtaatggggttgggggcggaattggtgaaggggggagccttgtaaaacaatgttcttcatgtaattgtagattaatgataacaaaaaatatatatataggccCAAGAAATTACAGTATACTTTAACCAGCAGTTATTGTGATTGAGAGTTTTGGGGGTGCTTGTTGCTAAGTCTGATATTTTCTGTTACATTAGTGCTTGTGTAGTACACAGAAAATAAGTTTAATAAGTTAGTCTTTGTCACTGAAATTAATGCAGAAATAACCTCAAACCTGTATAGGTGTTTAGCTGGGTTATCAGGGAGAGAAGTCATGCATTAGTTTGCATAGAGAGGTTGCTGTTTATGTAGGTATGCAAAGCATGAAACGGTACCTAAGAATTAAGGGAGATCCagggtgttttttttaaatctattaaaaAGTACAAAGGAGTTAACACTACACTAAACTATCAGCTTAAGAAACGTGTAAACTATTGAACTTGTCAGTGTGGACACAGTGAACTTGAGAGCCTCTTTAGGATGCTATACTCATCCTCACCAAATGTCCTTTGAACAAAACAATTTTGTAGGGATgccaaatgtctttttaaaaaaaagtagtgtTCTACTACTCTGGAAAATCACATAGCCGCTAGAGGGAGCTGTAatacaaaatcaaacaaaattatCCCTACCTTGATGAATCCATAGAGCAAGTGGAAACCAACTATCTTAATCTGTGTCCTCTCAAAGTTAGGTGGTTTTGTTGGTAAATTTTCTTATATGGCT
The sequence above is a segment of the Manis pentadactyla isolate mManPen7 chromosome 4, mManPen7.hap1, whole genome shotgun sequence genome. Coding sequences within it:
- the SRSF1 gene encoding serine/arginine-rich splicing factor 1, which encodes MSGGGVIRGPAGNNDCRIYVGNLPPDIRTKDIEDVFYKYGAIRDIDLKNRRGGPPFAFVEFEDPRDAEDAVYGRDGYDYDGYRLRVEFPRSGRGTGRGGGGGGGGGAPRGRYGPPSRRSENRVVVSGLPPSGSWQDLKDHMREAGDVCYADVYRDGTGVVEFVRKEDMTYAVRKLDNTKFRSHEGETAYIRVKVDGPRSPSYGRSRSRSRSRSRSRSRSNSRSRSYSPRRSRGSPRYSPRHSRSRSHISEEMD